In the genome of Mucilaginibacter sp. 14171R-50, the window AAAAGTTTGCCAAGTTGGCTGATGGCGGTAAAGTGGTACATGAAGTAATGACCTTTTTTGCCGGTACCATGGGCAACGTTGTTGATAAGTACGGCATAGGCTGGGGTGTATTTACAGAAGAGCGATAATTAACTTAACATCATGACACTAAAAACCATTAAGATAGTTTACTGGGCGCTCACCATTATATTCGGCTTATTTATGCTGATGGATGGCGGTGCGGGCGTAGCCAAAGAAAAAACCGGGCAGGATGTAATGCGCCATTTGGGTTACCCTGTTTATATAATGGTAATTACCGGCACTGCTAAGATATTGGGTGCTATTGCCCTGCTGCAAAACAAGTTTAAAACTATTAAGGAGTGGGCGTTTGCCGGTTTTGCGTTTAATTTTATAGGGGCGTTTGCTTCAAGGGCATTTGTGGGCGATAGTGGCTTCCTGTTAATTTTCCCGTTAATAATATTAATGGTTATGTTTATCTTGTATTACTTCTGGAAACGATACCTAACCATTAAACCCCAATAACAATGAACGATACACTGATGACCATACTCGGCATTTTGGCAGGCATAATTGTAGTTGTGCTGGTGTTGGCCATGATTGCCCCAAAGGCTTATACCGTACAGCGCAGTGTGATAATCAATAAGCCGCGCCAGCAGGTTTTTGATTATATTAAATACCTGCGCAATATGGACCATTACAGCAAATGGGTAATGACCGACCCCAATAAACGCATGACCTATACCGGCACAGATGGTACCGAAGGGTTTAACGCCGCCTGGGACAGCGACATGAAACAGGCGGGTAAGGGCCATCAAACGCTCGAAAAAATTGTTGACGGCGAGCGGATAGATATCCGCGTGGTATTTATAAAGCCCTTTGCCGGAGTGGCCGATACTTACATAGCTACACAGGCTGTAACCGAAGATAAAACCACGGTGAAATGGGCTTTTAACAGCAGTATGCAGTTCCCCATGAATGCAATGCTGTTGTTTATAAACATGGAAAAAATGCTGGGGAACGATATGGAGATCAGCCTGAACAACCTGAAACAAATACTTGAAAAGGAATAATTAATACTCACACTAAACTAAAATCTTATGAAAATTGCAATGATCGTTGTACGCACGCTAATGGGGCTTATGTTCTTGTTTGCCTCTGTTGTGGTGCTTTTTAAAATTGATATGGGTAAACAGCCCGAAATGAGCGAAGCCAACAAAACCTTTATGGCAGGTATAATGGCATCAGGTTATTTACTAACCTTTATAAAAGTAACGGAGCTGGCATGCGCTATCATGTTTTTAACCGGCCGCTTTGTAACTCTGGCTA includes:
- a CDS encoding DoxX family protein — protein: MKIAMIVVRTLMGLMFLFASVVVLFKIDMGKQPEMSEANKTFMAGIMASGYLLTFIKVTELACAIMFLTGRFVTLATVIIFPIILNILLTHIFVAPSGIPMAVALLIGNLFLAYYYRKNYVSLFAMK
- a CDS encoding SRPBCC family protein, with product MNDTLMTILGILAGIIVVVLVLAMIAPKAYTVQRSVIINKPRQQVFDYIKYLRNMDHYSKWVMTDPNKRMTYTGTDGTEGFNAAWDSDMKQAGKGHQTLEKIVDGERIDIRVVFIKPFAGVADTYIATQAVTEDKTTVKWAFNSSMQFPMNAMLLFINMEKMLGNDMEISLNNLKQILEKE
- a CDS encoding DoxX family protein, producing the protein MTLKTIKIVYWALTIIFGLFMLMDGGAGVAKEKTGQDVMRHLGYPVYIMVITGTAKILGAIALLQNKFKTIKEWAFAGFAFNFIGAFASRAFVGDSGFLLIFPLIILMVMFILYYFWKRYLTIKPQ